In the genome of Eggerthella sp. YY7918, one region contains:
- a CDS encoding CdaR family transcriptional regulator, with protein sequence MDSDTITIKGTPISERQFTGVALLSGPMSMTLRNKDVVFFSPVSYFNSLPNDFIDDRLFFLYVDEPLKPLSPNSSIVLISHRNDWLESFEFVAQEFRELQRKKEQVLKLTRLVNRGSSLKSLINAAASIIGTPACILDTSLSFLASSDGFPTWIADGADKTSGMLPEDALNLMKHKGLISPAQPSDLVVFDWYDDKGNVFTNHFSFIHSRDNIIGSISFFTKNEHLRQSRIEMIPAISQIVSIEMQKSNSYLLNKSLYYTHLFRQLEEGKYPEDTDQLRLRFSFFGYQLKKYMHILLVDLSRDYMPSERVNSLAKQLHPLVPNSIYVINETEIIFLLSDDDIHEESLCDQEVIRHALADTAADVGISSIYLNPERTPSYITEARRSVLTGRKVDPDLRVYPFPRFRLLDIVSNVMDGSLLYSYRYPPLVHVIDTDIENDTYLTLTLYEYLQNPTDPEAVAEKLFIHKNTLYYRLGKIREIMGHDFKDAETIACIQMTFHVLRIQDRFDKLVTRTKK encoded by the coding sequence TTGGACTCTGACACAATTACGATCAAGGGAACCCCAATTTCTGAACGACAATTCACCGGCGTCGCTCTGCTTTCCGGTCCCATGAGTATGACGCTGCGCAATAAGGATGTCGTGTTCTTTTCACCCGTCTCTTATTTCAACAGCCTTCCCAACGACTTCATCGACGATCGCCTTTTCTTTTTATATGTCGACGAGCCCTTAAAGCCGCTCTCCCCTAATTCATCGATAGTGCTTATCAGTCATCGCAACGACTGGCTGGAAAGCTTTGAGTTCGTCGCGCAGGAATTTCGCGAGCTTCAGCGAAAAAAGGAGCAGGTGCTTAAACTCACAAGGCTCGTGAACCGCGGAAGCTCGCTTAAGAGTCTCATCAATGCCGCAGCCTCCATCATTGGCACCCCCGCTTGCATCCTCGACACCTCACTGTCCTTCCTCGCAAGTTCGGACGGCTTTCCTACTTGGATTGCAGACGGCGCCGACAAAACATCAGGAATGCTACCGGAAGACGCCCTGAATCTCATGAAGCACAAGGGATTGATCTCCCCCGCGCAACCGAGCGACCTTGTGGTGTTCGACTGGTATGACGATAAGGGTAATGTATTCACAAATCATTTCTCGTTCATCCATAGTCGCGACAACATCATCGGATCTATCAGCTTCTTTACAAAAAATGAGCACCTACGTCAAAGCCGCATTGAAATGATCCCCGCCATCTCGCAAATCGTGAGCATCGAGATGCAGAAGAGCAATTCGTACCTGCTGAATAAATCGCTGTATTACACGCACTTATTTCGCCAGCTTGAAGAGGGTAAATATCCAGAAGACACCGATCAACTGCGTCTGCGGTTTTCGTTTTTCGGATATCAGTTAAAAAAGTATATGCATATCTTGCTGGTGGATCTTTCTCGAGACTATATGCCCTCCGAACGCGTAAATTCTCTCGCAAAACAACTCCACCCGCTTGTCCCCAACAGCATCTACGTTATCAATGAAACCGAAATTATCTTTCTTCTGAGCGACGACGATATCCACGAAGAAAGTTTATGCGATCAAGAAGTTATCAGGCACGCACTGGCCGACACGGCGGCCGATGTCGGCATCAGCAGCATCTATCTAAACCCCGAGCGTACACCAAGCTATATTACCGAAGCTCGACGCTCAGTTTTAACTGGCCGCAAAGTAGATCCCGACCTGCGCGTGTATCCGTTCCCCCGTTTCCGCCTGCTTGACATCGTATCCAACGTCATGGATGGGTCGCTTTTGTATTCCTATCGCTATCCGCCTCTTGTGCATGTAATCGATACCGATATTGAAAATGACACCTACCTTACGCTCACACTGTATGAGTACCTTCAAAACCCCACCGACCCCGAAGCCGTAGCCGAAAAGCTTTTCATTCATAAAAACACCCTGTACTACCGCCTGGGTAAGATTCGGGAAATTATGGGACACGATTTCAAGGATGCCGAAACAATTGCCTGCATTCAAATGACCTTTCATGTGCTGCGCATCCAAGATCGTTTCGATAAACTTGTTACTCGCACAAAAAAGTAA
- a CDS encoding class I adenylate-forming enzyme family protein, giving the protein MASERKDWRHKTLASALRDGYVHTPGKQMIIGVNESITYAGAYQRANVLAWHLSRVCGVREGSTVVISAPNEIYVPVVMAAVQMCGAHLVHIPPDLQDFELRRNIELVPPDLFVVSSERTRKTIASICPDHPIIMIGGFAGEATSVEQITRQASLESDWEFPASKARTTIVLYSSGSTGTPKAIVNWADSFTLNAVALRQALNLTPDDVVYVPVPFAHVFGIVGLYATILAGATVVTSAKYRSETALNLISNTRATVHLGVATMFLRELRENQDEEWDLGSLRCGLVAGAGCPASVLYEYENRYGCRIMQSYGMTETAATLTVTPLDVPVEVRAQTVGIPIEGAAIALAEGTNEILCKTPSLMVGIVQVPGVCELDLDEDGWLHTGDVGSFDEHGFLSVVGRIKDIVIRGGINIFPAEVEALYESCPGVVESCLVGYSDLELGERTCLCVIMAEGDTQTSLDLRRFAVGRTEKCRIPDTVMKMAEFPRLANGKIDKNELRSHVKRVLGA; this is encoded by the coding sequence ATGGCTTCCGAAAGAAAAGACTGGCGCCACAAGACGCTTGCGAGCGCTCTGCGCGATGGCTACGTTCATACGCCGGGCAAACAGATGATCATTGGCGTAAATGAGAGCATAACGTATGCAGGGGCGTATCAACGCGCGAATGTACTTGCCTGGCATCTGAGCCGCGTGTGTGGCGTGCGTGAGGGTTCTACGGTGGTCATTTCAGCACCGAATGAGATATATGTGCCCGTAGTTATGGCGGCAGTTCAGATGTGCGGCGCTCATCTCGTGCACATACCCCCCGACTTGCAGGATTTTGAACTCCGCCGCAATATCGAGCTGGTTCCTCCCGACCTGTTTGTTGTTTCCTCTGAACGTACGCGCAAAACGATTGCATCCATTTGCCCTGATCATCCTATAATAATGATCGGCGGCTTTGCCGGCGAGGCGACTTCGGTCGAGCAAATCACCCGTCAAGCGTCGCTTGAATCGGATTGGGAATTCCCCGCTTCGAAGGCCCGCACGACCATTGTGCTGTATTCGTCCGGGTCTACGGGAACTCCGAAAGCCATCGTAAACTGGGCCGATTCCTTTACTCTGAATGCTGTTGCACTGCGGCAGGCGCTTAATCTTACGCCTGATGATGTTGTGTATGTTCCCGTGCCGTTTGCTCATGTATTCGGGATAGTGGGCCTCTATGCAACCATCCTTGCGGGGGCGACGGTAGTGACGAGTGCAAAGTATCGCTCTGAAACGGCGCTCAATTTGATATCCAACACGCGAGCGACCGTCCATCTGGGTGTTGCTACGATGTTTCTGCGCGAGTTGCGAGAAAACCAAGATGAGGAATGGGATCTCGGCAGTTTGCGCTGCGGTCTTGTGGCTGGTGCAGGGTGTCCGGCCTCGGTTCTTTATGAATATGAGAATCGCTACGGATGTAGAATCATGCAATCGTATGGCATGACCGAGACAGCCGCTACTCTTACGGTTACGCCGCTTGATGTGCCTGTCGAGGTTCGCGCGCAGACGGTTGGTATTCCCATCGAGGGTGCGGCCATTGCGCTTGCTGAAGGTACTAACGAGATTTTGTGCAAGACGCCATCGCTTATGGTGGGTATCGTGCAGGTGCCTGGGGTTTGTGAGCTTGATCTTGACGAAGATGGTTGGTTGCATACAGGAGATGTAGGCTCTTTTGACGAGCATGGTTTTTTGTCGGTGGTCGGTCGCATTAAAGATATCGTTATCCGTGGTGGCATCAACATTTTTCCTGCGGAGGTGGAAGCGCTCTACGAATCGTGTCCCGGTGTTGTGGAGTCGTGTTTGGTGGGTTATTCCGATCTTGAACTGGGAGAACGCACGTGTTTGTGCGTCATCATGGCAGAAGGCGATACTCAAACTTCGCTTGACTTGCGGCGATTTGCCGTGGGGCGCACGGAGAAGTGTCGCATTCCCGATACCGTAATGAAGATGGCTGAGTTTCCGCGTTTGGCTAATGGTAAAATCGATAAAAACGAGTTGAGAAGCCACGTCAAACGTGTGCTTGGAGCGTGA
- a CDS encoding nitrate/nitrite transporter, which translates to MAEGKKFNAWIPNFGAKGWGITFTCFVFFIFYTFWNSVTNTLFGMFTEQYGWQQTDMSYVITIAGWISLFAVVLFGALGRKIGAKMVSVIGLIGSALGFVILACMTNFAMFAAGVIVFYFCMVAYATIGVGMLGSSWFPRTKGAFMGIATIGMTFCSAAMNPIILGFVGAGLGVSAFFWACAIVLVIMAVVVLLFVKNNPEEANAYPDNDRSISREELDAEFAAAMEYKKTSPWTTAKVLKTPQTWLIGLGTGIPMMVGAGVIALLVPTLAAFGQDPMFGVLLLSSMWPVGLLGHYLIGVIDQKIGTKKTTLIVVCILGIGGLLCFLGGTNAVACAIATGMFMFGLSGAANVCMSMTTSIFGRADFEVAYTPIQVIFNILNFAGVSVMSTIAALFGPTTVMLAVFLMCIVAFGIVSAIPYRQIASKIRGDEEVANASPVK; encoded by the coding sequence ATGGCAGAAGGCAAGAAATTCAATGCCTGGATTCCCAATTTTGGGGCGAAGGGCTGGGGTATTACGTTTACCTGCTTCGTGTTCTTTATCTTTTACACATTCTGGAACTCGGTAACCAATACGCTGTTCGGGATGTTCACCGAACAGTATGGCTGGCAGCAGACCGACATGTCCTATGTGATTACTATCGCCGGCTGGATATCGCTGTTTGCCGTTGTACTGTTCGGTGCACTTGGCCGCAAGATCGGTGCAAAGATGGTCAGCGTTATCGGTCTTATTGGCAGTGCTCTTGGCTTTGTGATTTTGGCTTGCATGACAAACTTTGCAATGTTTGCGGCTGGCGTCATCGTTTTCTATTTCTGCATGGTGGCGTATGCAACCATCGGCGTAGGCATGCTGGGTTCAAGCTGGTTCCCTCGCACCAAAGGTGCTTTTATGGGCATTGCCACCATTGGTATGACGTTCTGCTCGGCCGCGATGAATCCCATTATTCTTGGTTTCGTGGGCGCTGGCCTCGGTGTGTCGGCGTTCTTCTGGGCATGCGCTATCGTGTTGGTGATCATGGCTGTTGTCGTACTGCTGTTCGTGAAGAACAATCCTGAAGAGGCAAATGCATACCCCGACAACGATAGGTCCATCAGCCGCGAAGAGCTTGATGCTGAGTTTGCAGCTGCCATGGAATACAAGAAGACGAGTCCTTGGACCACTGCGAAGGTCCTCAAAACTCCTCAAACCTGGCTTATTGGCTTGGGCACAGGTATTCCCATGATGGTTGGCGCCGGCGTTATCGCCTTGCTTGTTCCGACCTTGGCTGCATTCGGTCAAGATCCGATGTTTGGTGTGCTGTTGCTCAGCTCCATGTGGCCCGTCGGTCTACTTGGGCATTATCTGATCGGTGTCATTGACCAAAAAATCGGCACGAAGAAAACAACGCTCATCGTGGTATGTATTCTCGGCATTGGGGGACTGTTGTGCTTCCTCGGTGGCACGAACGCGGTTGCTTGCGCTATCGCGACGGGTATGTTCATGTTTGGCCTGTCCGGCGCTGCAAACGTCTGCATGTCCATGACAACCTCTATCTTCGGTCGTGCCGACTTTGAAGTCGCTTACACTCCCATTCAGGTCATCTTCAATATTTTGAACTTTGCTGGTGTATCTGTCATGTCCACGATCGCCGCCCTGTTCGGTCCCACTACCGTCATGCTTGCGGTGTTCCTCATGTGCATCGTGGCCTTTGGAATTGTCTCTGCGATTCCGTATCGCCAGATTGCTTCAAAGATTCGCGGCGACGAAGAGGTTGCTAACGCTAGTCCTGTCAAGTAA
- a CDS encoding CocE/NonD family hydrolase, producing the protein MAEEKAPGIVKSMEFGGETFDVPFAKGNPGKSREELDEIKRKLREEGGASDGEMVATMGFCAPYQPRTYMTELPGVICERDQACVLRDGVTIYADIYRPANTDEKVPVICAFGPFGKNPSEGMDSWQLMGVPPKTVSQYSKFESPDPGYWCRNGYAVANVDPRGVGNSEGDVYLWGHQDAQDGYDFIEWVTQQEWCNGKATMLGNSGVCMSHWRIAATRPPHLACLAAWEGQGDLYRESYFCGGIPNPDYETHIIEALAVNNYIEDTPAMVAKYPLMNNYYKDKIVDWNKIRIPTYVTAGWVHHHLRGAFEGFRRIRSPKKWMRAHRDFEWPDSYNPESLEDVKRFFDRYLKDINNGWEFTPRVRIDVMDAYDYDYASKRPEESFPLKRTEYKKIYLNAADGTASYEPFATESEVVYDPKTETTSFNFRFEEDTEITGFMKLHLNVECRGHDNMDLFPWVIKLDKDGNYVPIRVMGAPFRGAWGFLRCSHRELDPQYASDFQPVHAHTKEERMAPGEIVPVDIEFYPHSRIWHKGEQLSVVVAGRFVKTEWFHDTDMNHKTDNGDGMHVIHTGGQYDSYLQIPVVPPKYQVGDYTYRG; encoded by the coding sequence ATGGCTGAAGAAAAAGCTCCAGGCATCGTCAAGTCGATGGAGTTCGGCGGCGAAACGTTCGACGTTCCTTTTGCCAAGGGCAATCCAGGCAAGTCTCGTGAAGAGCTTGACGAGATCAAGCGTAAATTGCGCGAGGAAGGCGGGGCGAGCGACGGCGAGATGGTGGCCACCATGGGGTTCTGCGCGCCGTATCAGCCGCGTACCTATATGACCGAGCTGCCGGGGGTGATCTGTGAGCGCGATCAGGCATGTGTTTTGCGCGATGGAGTAACCATTTACGCCGACATCTATCGTCCGGCTAACACCGATGAGAAGGTGCCTGTTATCTGCGCATTCGGGCCGTTTGGTAAAAATCCCAGCGAGGGTATGGATTCTTGGCAGCTTATGGGCGTGCCGCCTAAGACCGTGTCGCAGTACTCGAAGTTTGAGTCTCCGGATCCAGGATATTGGTGTCGCAATGGCTATGCGGTCGCCAATGTCGACCCGCGCGGTGTGGGTAACTCAGAAGGCGACGTGTATCTGTGGGGACATCAGGATGCCCAAGATGGCTATGACTTCATCGAGTGGGTTACCCAGCAAGAATGGTGCAACGGAAAAGCCACGATGCTCGGCAATTCCGGCGTATGCATGTCGCATTGGCGCATCGCTGCCACGCGTCCGCCTCATCTGGCTTGTTTGGCTGCATGGGAAGGCCAAGGCGACCTGTATCGCGAATCCTATTTCTGCGGGGGGATTCCGAACCCGGACTATGAGACGCACATCATCGAGGCTTTGGCGGTGAACAACTACATCGAGGATACCCCCGCGATGGTTGCCAAGTATCCGCTGATGAACAACTACTACAAAGACAAGATTGTCGACTGGAACAAGATTCGCATCCCTACGTATGTAACCGCTGGCTGGGTGCATCATCATCTTCGTGGTGCGTTTGAAGGTTTTCGCCGTATCCGCTCGCCCAAGAAGTGGATGCGTGCTCATCGCGATTTCGAGTGGCCTGATAGCTATAATCCGGAAAGCCTTGAAGATGTCAAACGCTTCTTCGACCGCTATCTCAAAGACATCAACAACGGCTGGGAATTCACCCCGCGTGTACGTATCGATGTTATGGATGCCTACGATTACGATTACGCATCGAAGCGTCCGGAAGAAAGCTTCCCGCTAAAGCGTACCGAGTATAAAAAGATCTACCTGAACGCAGCCGACGGTACCGCTTCTTACGAGCCGTTTGCTACTGAGTCCGAGGTGGTCTACGACCCGAAAACCGAGACGACGAGTTTCAACTTCCGTTTCGAGGAGGATACCGAGATCACGGGCTTTATGAAGCTGCATCTTAACGTCGAGTGCCGTGGTCACGACAACATGGACTTGTTCCCGTGGGTCATCAAGCTGGACAAAGATGGCAATTACGTGCCGATTCGCGTCATGGGCGCGCCATTCCGTGGTGCGTGGGGATTCTTGCGCTGCAGCCATCGCGAGCTCGATCCGCAGTACGCAAGCGATTTTCAGCCTGTACATGCGCACACGAAGGAAGAACGCATGGCGCCTGGCGAAATTGTGCCGGTGGACATCGAGTTTTACCCGCACTCCCGCATCTGGCACAAGGGTGAGCAACTGTCTGTGGTGGTAGCCGGCCGGTTCGTGAAAACCGAATGGTTCCACGATACCGATATGAACCATAAGACGGACAACGGGGACGGCATGCATGTTATCCATACGGGTGGCCAGTATGACTCGTATTTGCAGATTCCCGTCGTGCCTCCGAAGTACCAGGTTGGCGATTATACCTATCGCGGTTAG
- a CDS encoding acyl carrier protein, with product MNEFQEEVVGILKDKAVEIFNADPATLSGDTRFVEDLHCKSVNIVQFASALEDEYEVEVPFMELNKMKTFGEAAKLIDDKLSM from the coding sequence ATGAACGAATTTCAGGAAGAGGTTGTAGGCATTCTGAAAGATAAGGCGGTCGAGATTTTCAACGCTGATCCTGCGACGCTGTCGGGCGATACGCGCTTCGTCGAGGATTTGCACTGCAAGTCCGTCAATATCGTGCAGTTTGCCTCTGCGCTTGAGGATGAGTATGAGGTTGAAGTTCCGTTCATGGAGCTCAATAAAATGAAGACGTTTGGTGAAGCTGCCAAGCTTATTGACGACAAGCTGTCTATGTAA
- the acpS gene encoding holo-ACP synthase — protein MIIGIGTDILEHEQLAALDGKWDDAFFRRTFTPAEHAEALASTNPLHYFAGRFCVKESVIKAFNGWAETAQMKDIETLSDPTGEPRVYMRGALEGVLPDDTHVHVSISHDKHFSVAFVVGERP, from the coding sequence ATGATCATCGGAATCGGCACTGACATTTTGGAACACGAACAGTTGGCCGCACTTGACGGAAAATGGGATGACGCATTTTTCCGCCGAACGTTTACGCCGGCCGAACATGCCGAGGCATTAGCCTCAACAAACCCTTTGCATTATTTTGCGGGGCGTTTCTGCGTGAAGGAATCAGTCATCAAGGCTTTTAATGGCTGGGCAGAAACCGCCCAGATGAAGGATATAGAAACCCTTTCAGACCCCACCGGCGAGCCGCGCGTGTATATGCGCGGAGCTCTTGAAGGGGTGCTGCCCGACGACACCCACGTGCATGTTTCCATCTCCCACGACAAGCACTTTTCGGTAGCGTTCGTTGTGGGAGAACGCCCTTAA
- a CDS encoding acyl-CoA dehydrogenase family protein — protein MERFEDCRQVNSLVDEFCDEYLTEEKVRDWVHSCGIPRAVHEAFFKSTLGTYCMPVNLGGIDCPFIERAALITRITQRAGAMMPFLTDMLTCALLSTMRAQSQQEIEDEFLERTGALTFSQAFSEMGAGTDASAVETTVTVEDGVAYIDGEKTFVSGGQFSSDVLVLARDPLHGQADGGLALWLIPIDAPGVSTFPLNTVGQEMLAAASVKFDRVKLLPHWQIQTEGKLSSMMKRQYDLGRILICASSLGLASAAMDDVLNHAATHMTKGQILGTLPQIQEKLTDMEVKLRAMEMLIRDAAHEADTQEHGFLDCALMKRFVPKAATEVASEALQIFGGIGYTDNTRVGRIWRDCRGNQIAQGTDEVMVRYAAKLLIERR, from the coding sequence ATGGAGCGTTTTGAGGATTGTCGGCAAGTTAATAGCCTGGTAGACGAGTTCTGCGATGAATATCTGACCGAGGAGAAGGTGCGCGATTGGGTGCATTCGTGCGGCATTCCGCGCGCAGTGCATGAAGCATTCTTCAAAAGCACGTTAGGCACTTACTGTATGCCGGTGAATTTGGGCGGGATCGATTGTCCCTTCATTGAGCGCGCCGCACTCATCACGCGCATCACGCAGCGCGCCGGCGCCATGATGCCGTTTTTAACCGATATGTTGACATGTGCGCTGCTCTCCACCATGCGAGCGCAATCGCAGCAGGAAATCGAGGACGAGTTTCTTGAACGTACGGGCGCGCTTACGTTTTCCCAGGCGTTTTCAGAGATGGGTGCTGGGACCGATGCTTCCGCTGTTGAAACGACAGTTACGGTGGAGGATGGCGTTGCCTATATCGACGGCGAGAAAACGTTTGTTTCCGGTGGGCAGTTTTCTTCTGACGTGCTTGTTCTTGCGCGCGATCCACTTCACGGTCAAGCCGATGGCGGGCTGGCGCTGTGGCTTATTCCCATCGATGCTCCTGGTGTTTCCACGTTCCCGCTCAATACGGTAGGGCAGGAAATGCTCGCTGCCGCCTCCGTCAAATTCGACCGTGTGAAGCTTTTGCCTCATTGGCAAATCCAGACCGAAGGCAAGCTGTCTTCCATGATGAAACGCCAGTATGATCTCGGCCGTATTCTTATTTGTGCTTCGAGCTTGGGTCTGGCGAGTGCGGCTATGGACGACGTGCTTAACCATGCGGCTACGCACATGACCAAGGGACAGATCCTTGGTACATTACCGCAGATTCAAGAAAAGCTTACCGACATGGAGGTAAAGCTGCGCGCCATGGAAATGCTCATCCGCGACGCGGCACATGAGGCCGATACGCAAGAGCATGGATTTTTGGACTGCGCGCTTATGAAGCGCTTCGTGCCGAAAGCGGCAACCGAGGTGGCTTCTGAGGCCTTGCAGATATTCGGCGGTATTGGCTATACCGACAATACGCGTGTGGGACGCATCTGGCGCGACTGTCGCGGGAATCAGATAGCTCAAGGTACCGATGAAGTTATGGTGCGCTACGCCGCTAAGCTGCTGATTGAGAGGCGTTAG
- a CDS encoding acyl-CoA dehydratase activase has product MEATFFLGIDSGSTASKCVIVNEQGDIVSSGLFSQGAGTAGPSAAVEKALVQVGITRNDIVKSCATGYGRNLVDWADDQKSELSCHAKGAAKLFSGARTIIDIGGQDAKVLSVDSAGRLEQFVMNDKCAAGTGRFLDVMASVFGVKVSDLADLDARSTKVAPISSTCTVFAESEVISKLAAGEEIPDIVAGVHTSVVERIYGLAKRLGVKPQVAMTGGVALNAGLCRRLEERLGYSLMTSELSQLCGALGAALFARGMQQATQG; this is encoded by the coding sequence ATGGAAGCGACATTCTTTTTGGGCATCGATTCTGGATCGACGGCTTCAAAGTGTGTAATTGTCAATGAACAGGGCGACATCGTGTCAAGCGGCTTGTTCTCGCAAGGTGCGGGCACGGCGGGGCCTTCAGCGGCGGTCGAGAAAGCGCTTGTGCAGGTTGGTATCACCCGCAACGATATTGTGAAGTCGTGTGCGACTGGCTATGGACGCAACTTAGTCGACTGGGCGGATGATCAGAAATCGGAGCTTTCCTGTCATGCGAAAGGCGCCGCAAAGCTGTTTTCGGGCGCAAGGACCATCATCGACATTGGCGGCCAGGATGCCAAAGTGCTTTCTGTCGATTCTGCAGGTCGCTTGGAACAGTTTGTCATGAACGATAAGTGCGCGGCTGGTACAGGACGCTTTCTTGATGTGATGGCATCGGTATTCGGCGTTAAGGTGAGCGATCTGGCCGATTTGGACGCACGGTCTACGAAGGTTGCTCCCATATCTTCGACCTGTACCGTGTTTGCCGAGTCTGAAGTCATTTCAAAACTGGCTGCGGGGGAAGAAATACCCGACATCGTGGCTGGTGTACACACATCGGTGGTCGAGCGTATCTATGGCCTCGCAAAGCGCCTGGGCGTGAAGCCGCAGGTGGCTATGACTGGCGGGGTGGCTTTGAACGCAGGGTTATGCCGACGCTTGGAAGAGCGTCTGGGGTATTCTCTTATGACTTCCGAGCTTTCCCAACTTTGCGGAGCTTTGGGCGCGGCGCTGTTTGCGCGTGGGATGCAACAAGCGACTCAGGGATAG
- a CDS encoding phosphate acyltransferase, producing MATLIEKLIEDAKDVPKRVALPECEADNTLLAARQVLDEGIGTPVLVSPLDVINETAARAGVSIDGMEVVDNTDEAAADTLAERYMAGGERLISAKGARRKIKNPMYYAMMMEELGDVDCTFCGHTNTTGDVLMAAQTIIGLQEGVDVPSILALVETPGFEGPEGNVMCFSDCGLNPEPSASELASIAIAAADGARSLMGWEPRVGFLSFSTTGSGAGESVDKVNEAINLVHERRPDIKADGEFQLDAAIDPKVAAKKVTRESDVAGRANVLIFPDLNTANVAVKLIQRFAHGQAFGHNLSGFKCPVADSSRGATVQEIVGDIAMLVLSAR from the coding sequence ATGGCAACACTGATCGAAAAGCTCATTGAGGACGCGAAGGATGTACCTAAGCGTGTGGCTTTGCCAGAGTGTGAGGCCGACAATACGCTCTTGGCAGCTCGTCAGGTGCTCGACGAGGGCATTGGAACTCCCGTGCTTGTGAGTCCTCTCGACGTAATCAATGAAACCGCCGCGCGGGCGGGAGTTTCCATTGACGGCATGGAGGTCGTCGACAATACGGACGAGGCTGCAGCCGATACGCTTGCCGAGCGCTATATGGCAGGCGGTGAGCGCCTTATTTCCGCAAAGGGGGCTCGTCGCAAAATCAAGAATCCAATGTACTACGCTATGATGATGGAAGAGCTAGGCGACGTGGACTGTACGTTCTGTGGCCACACCAACACCACGGGCGATGTGCTCATGGCGGCGCAGACAATTATTGGTCTGCAGGAAGGCGTCGATGTTCCAAGCATTCTCGCCTTAGTGGAAACTCCTGGGTTTGAGGGTCCCGAGGGCAATGTGATGTGCTTTTCCGACTGCGGTCTGAATCCTGAACCTTCTGCAAGCGAGCTTGCTTCTATTGCGATTGCTGCGGCGGACGGTGCAAGGTCTCTTATGGGCTGGGAGCCGCGCGTCGGTTTCCTGTCGTTTTCTACAACGGGTTCTGGTGCGGGTGAGAGCGTTGATAAGGTCAATGAGGCTATTAACCTCGTGCATGAGCGTCGTCCTGACATCAAGGCTGATGGTGAGTTCCAGCTCGATGCTGCCATTGATCCGAAGGTTGCCGCCAAAAAGGTCACGCGCGAAAGCGACGTGGCGGGGCGCGCCAATGTGCTTATCTTCCCCGATCTCAACACTGCAAATGTTGCAGTGAAGCTTATTCAGCGCTTTGCACACGGTCAGGCGTTTGGGCACAACCTTTCCGGCTTCAAATGTCCTGTTGCCGATTCTTCGCGTGGTGCGACGGTGCAGGAAATCGTTGGCGACATTGCGATGCTTGTGCTGTCAGCACGTTAA